The Methanothrix soehngenii GP6 genome has a window encoding:
- the glgP gene encoding alpha-glucan family phosphorylase produces MKSHTDLQLPSGLEGLADLALDLRWTVRLTTDRVWELLDPEAWEKTKNPYLILQNISKSRLNELAQDDALRTEIRDWQERNTKFLAQPGWCEEHFNLDSVAYFSMEFGLSEALPIYSGGLGILAGDHLKTASDLGVPLVGVGLLYQQGYFRQVLAQDGSQIEAFPYNDPNSLPIEPVQDEEGGRLRIKISLPGRHLYLRVWRAQVGRVNLFLLDSNDPLNSPWDRAITASLYAPGQELRLIQEIILGVGGWLALKKMGIKPIVCHMNEGHAAFVVLARAYSFMHEEGCSFLEALWATRAGNVFTTHTPVEAGFDRFDRDLLKKYAKHYTDAQGLFPNDLVIMGLKTEKDYSSPFNIAFLAISGSCFVNGVSRLHAQVSKRIFQSRYPRWPENEVPIDYITNGVHIPTWDSPVAQRLWSLSCPTGCGPESIDYEAGKIARQSDQDIWNFRALARKDLIDYARRRHARQMQEHGASPEEIEAARHVLDPNTLTIGFARRATAYKRTNLLLRDEEKLVSILTNHDRPVQLLMAAKAHPADIAGKEMVKQMANFADRPDITDRVIFLEDYDIDLAQHLQAGVDLWINTPLRPNEACGTSGMKVLANGGLNLSTLDGWWDEAYEPRVGWLLGDEGDEIESPAGFGPERDDLDARNLYRLLEEEVIPLFYQRDDQGVPSSWVAKIKASMTELTPRYSGNRMMKEYVEKVYQPAADAYRKRAKEGAKLAKELVGWQKRINQCWRGVHFGHLKVTGDEEDRWHFQIEIYLGDVYPDDIQVELYADPLPQSSRGEQMKPARILMDQRGTLTGSVNGFVYCADVPANRHAEDYTPRIVPYHPDAFIPQEDSHILWMR; encoded by the coding sequence ATGAAAAGCCATACGGACCTGCAATTGCCCTCAGGACTGGAAGGTCTTGCTGATCTGGCCTTAGATTTGCGCTGGACAGTTCGGTTGACGACAGACAGGGTCTGGGAGCTGCTGGATCCCGAGGCCTGGGAGAAGACCAAAAATCCCTATCTCATCCTGCAAAACATCTCAAAAAGCCGACTAAACGAGCTGGCACAAGACGATGCTCTGAGAACGGAGATAAGAGATTGGCAGGAGAGAAACACGAAATTTCTGGCACAGCCAGGATGGTGCGAGGAGCATTTCAATCTGGACTCTGTGGCCTACTTCAGTATGGAATTCGGCCTTTCTGAGGCCCTTCCCATCTACTCTGGAGGCCTGGGAATCCTGGCTGGAGACCACCTGAAGACGGCCAGCGACCTGGGAGTCCCACTGGTCGGAGTAGGCCTCCTCTACCAGCAGGGATACTTCCGTCAGGTTTTGGCCCAGGACGGATCTCAGATCGAGGCCTTTCCTTATAACGATCCAAACAGCCTTCCCATAGAGCCGGTCCAGGACGAGGAGGGAGGCAGGCTCAGAATCAAGATCAGCCTTCCGGGGAGACATCTGTACTTAAGGGTCTGGAGGGCTCAGGTGGGCCGGGTGAACCTCTTTCTCCTGGACTCCAACGATCCTCTAAACAGCCCATGGGATAGGGCGATCACCGCCAGCCTTTATGCTCCCGGACAGGAGCTGCGCCTCATCCAGGAGATCATCCTGGGCGTGGGCGGCTGGCTGGCCTTAAAAAAGATGGGAATAAAGCCTATTGTCTGCCATATGAACGAGGGCCATGCTGCATTTGTAGTCCTGGCCAGAGCCTATAGCTTCATGCATGAGGAAGGCTGCTCATTCCTGGAGGCTCTCTGGGCCACCCGGGCGGGAAATGTATTCACCACTCATACCCCGGTGGAGGCGGGTTTCGATCGATTTGATAGAGATCTTTTGAAAAAATATGCAAAGCATTATACAGACGCTCAAGGCCTCTTTCCGAATGATCTGGTTATAATGGGATTGAAGACCGAGAAGGATTACAGCAGCCCATTTAACATCGCCTTTCTCGCCATTAGCGGGAGCTGCTTTGTTAATGGAGTGAGCAGGCTTCATGCCCAGGTGAGCAAGAGGATCTTTCAGTCCCGCTATCCCCGCTGGCCGGAGAATGAGGTGCCAATTGATTATATTACCAACGGGGTCCATATTCCCACCTGGGATTCTCCTGTGGCCCAGAGATTGTGGTCTTTGAGCTGTCCGACCGGATGCGGTCCGGAAAGCATCGATTACGAGGCAGGAAAGATCGCCAGGCAGAGCGACCAGGATATCTGGAACTTCAGAGCTCTTGCCAGAAAAGACCTAATCGATTATGCTCGCAGGCGTCACGCCCGGCAGATGCAGGAGCACGGAGCCTCGCCTGAGGAGATCGAGGCCGCAAGGCATGTCTTGGACCCCAATACCCTCACCATAGGCTTTGCCAGAAGGGCAACCGCCTACAAGCGCACAAATCTTCTCCTCAGGGACGAGGAGAAGCTGGTCAGTATTCTGACCAATCATGATAGGCCGGTTCAGCTCTTGATGGCCGCCAAGGCTCATCCTGCCGATATCGCTGGGAAGGAGATGGTCAAGCAGATGGCCAACTTCGCCGATCGGCCGGATATAACGGATCGGGTGATATTTCTCGAGGATTACGATATCGATCTGGCCCAGCATCTGCAGGCGGGAGTGGATTTATGGATTAACACTCCACTCCGTCCCAATGAGGCCTGCGGGACGAGCGGCATGAAGGTTCTGGCCAATGGCGGGCTGAACCTCTCCACTCTCGACGGATGGTGGGATGAGGCCTATGAACCACGGGTGGGCTGGCTGCTGGGAGATGAGGGGGATGAGATTGAGTCCCCTGCAGGCTTTGGGCCGGAAAGAGATGATTTAGATGCCCGGAACCTTTACCGTCTGCTGGAGGAGGAGGTAATACCGCTCTTCTACCAGCGGGACGATCAGGGAGTTCCATCATCCTGGGTGGCAAAGATCAAGGCCAGCATGACTGAGCTAACCCCGCGCTATAGCGGCAACCGTATGATGAAAGAGTATGTAGAGAAGGTCTACCAGCCGGCGGCTGACGCCTATAGAAAGAGGGCAAAAGAGGGTGCAAAGCTGGCGAAGGAGCTGGTGGGTTGGCAGAAGCGGATCAACCAATGCTGGAGAGGCGTTCATTTTGGCCACCTGAAGGTGACCGGGGACGAGGAGGATCGGTGGCACTTCCAGATAGAGATATATTTAGGTGATGTCTATCCAGATGATATTCAGGTGGAGCTTTATGCCGATCCTCTGCCCCAATCCAGCCGGGGAGAGCAGATGAAGCCGGCGAGGATCCTTATGGATCAGAGAGGGACGCTTACTGGCTCGGTCAATGGGTTCGTTTACTGCGCTGATGTTCCGGCAAACAGGCATGCAGAGGATTATACACCTCGGATTGTGCCCTATCATCCGGATGCGTTTATTCCCCAGGAGGAT
- a CDS encoding type II toxin-antitoxin system HicB family antitoxin gives MFLCIILKRLLAKYISIIIGLSMFTEYIQAALEKVQYKVIDNGDEPYFADVPELDGVWATGHTVEDARRNFIEALEEWIAARLQWGLLIPPIGGQTIEVSKEPVPVVQARYSQIQRSSLRRHRQPVPNPSHHKSSGCI, from the coding sequence GTGTTCCTTTGCATTATTTTAAAAAGGCTCCTCGCTAAATACATATCCATCATTATAGGTCTTTCCATGTTTACAGAGTATATTCAGGCAGCCTTGGAGAAAGTGCAGTATAAGGTCATAGATAATGGCGATGAGCCATATTTTGCAGATGTCCCAGAACTCGATGGTGTGTGGGCCACAGGTCATACCGTTGAGGATGCACGCAGAAATTTCATTGAGGCTCTGGAAGAGTGGATCGCAGCTCGCCTGCAATGGGGCCTGCTCATTCCACCAATAGGCGGCCAGACCATCGAGGTCTCTAAGGAGCCGGTTCCAGTTGTCCAGGCTCGGTATTCACAAATCCAGCGTTCTAGCCTACGGCGACATAGGCAGCCAGTTCCAAATCCATCCCATCACAAAAGCAGCGGCTGCATCTGA
- a CDS encoding PIN domain-containing protein — protein sequence MKIYLDVCCINRPFDDQTEEIIRMESEAVLAILKRCLLEWTLIGSEAIDYEISRIPDAERRSKVEQIASISREKTIVDESIVSRVREIEMQGLIKPMDALHLACAERSADVMLTTDDEILRAAIRMSADIKVIVMNPARWLLDVL from the coding sequence ATGAAAATCTACCTGGACGTCTGCTGCATCAACCGGCCTTTTGATGACCAAACCGAAGAGATAATCAGGATGGAATCAGAAGCAGTCCTGGCCATATTAAAGAGGTGCCTCTTGGAGTGGACTCTCATAGGCAGCGAAGCCATAGATTACGAAATCTCCAGAATACCAGATGCCGAGAGGCGAAGCAAAGTGGAACAAATTGCCTCGATATCAAGAGAAAAGACCATTGTGGATGAGTCTATCGTCTCCAGAGTTCGGGAGATCGAGATGCAAGGGCTAATAAAGCCCATGGATGCTTTGCATCTGGCCTGTGCGGAGAGATCAGCGGATGTTATGCTGACCACGGATGATGAGATCTTGAGAGCAGCGATTAGGATGAGCGCGGACATCAAAGTCATAGTCATGAACCCTGCAAGGTGGTTGTTAGATGTCCTCTAA
- a CDS encoding DUF2188 domain-containing protein, which produces MARNERHVVKNSRNGWDIKKPHAWRPCGHAQTKAEAIRLAREICRKEKAECIIHSEDGKFEVYDSYGRCLDASRYMKTSPFKGFVNWMSKLFQSIMHSSRFRQ; this is translated from the coding sequence ATGGCTCGCAATGAGCGACATGTGGTAAAGAATTCCCGAAACGGATGGGATATCAAGAAGCCCCATGCATGGAGGCCTTGTGGTCACGCTCAGACCAAGGCCGAGGCGATCAGGCTGGCACGAGAGATATGCAGGAAAGAGAAGGCTGAGTGCATCATCCATAGTGAAGATGGAAAATTCGAGGTCTACGATAGCTATGGAAGGTGCCTGGACGCGTCCAGGTATATGAAGACAAGTCCATTTAAGGGATTTGTTAACTGGATGAGCAAGCTCTTTCAGTCAATAATGCACTCATCAAGGTTTCGGCAATAG
- a CDS encoding SWIM zinc finger family protein, translated as MSPYWSYYEPAKPKEVKNGLKAKSKRGCIGETWWSKRWVKTLESFNLGARLTRGKSYARKGQVISIDVNPGIVRARVQGTGSEPYDVVIKLKPLSDAEWDKAASTMASKAVFAARLLGGEMPQNIEEAFSESGLSLFPSKGRDLKTDCSCPDWSNPCKHIAAVYYLLAEQFDCDPFLIFKLRGRSKEQIMEAMRKMRSAEAVEEADGISRSSQDAREQFKPLEECLDCYWRGGGELDLLEINPRAPDVKGAVLERLGPSPFYIAGVNLAALLPKAYEKAGKAALQRATGETESKEMQ; from the coding sequence ATGAGCCCCTACTGGAGCTACTATGAACCAGCCAAGCCAAAAGAGGTCAAGAACGGGCTAAAAGCCAAGAGTAAACGAGGATGCATAGGAGAAACATGGTGGTCCAAGCGCTGGGTCAAGACCCTTGAATCCTTCAATCTGGGAGCCAGGCTCACTCGAGGAAAAAGCTATGCTCGAAAAGGGCAGGTTATATCCATAGATGTCAATCCCGGCATAGTGAGGGCCAGGGTGCAGGGGACCGGATCGGAGCCTTATGATGTGGTGATAAAGCTGAAGCCACTGTCGGATGCTGAGTGGGATAAGGCTGCCTCGACTATGGCCTCAAAAGCAGTATTTGCAGCCCGGCTGCTGGGCGGGGAGATGCCGCAGAACATCGAAGAGGCCTTCTCCGAGTCAGGTCTATCCCTCTTTCCCAGTAAGGGCAGGGACCTGAAGACAGATTGCTCCTGCCCGGACTGGTCTAATCCCTGCAAGCATATAGCTGCGGTCTACTATCTTCTGGCAGAGCAGTTTGACTGCGATCCTTTCCTGATCTTCAAGCTTCGAGGGCGAAGCAAAGAGCAGATCATGGAAGCGATGCGCAAGATGCGTTCCGCTGAGGCTGTTGAGGAGGCAGATGGGATTTCGAGATCAAGCCAGGACGCACGGGAGCAATTCAAGCCCTTGGAGGAGTGTTTGGATTGCTACTGGCGGGGAGGTGGCGAGCTTGATCTGCTGGAGATCAATCCAAGAGCCCCTGATGTAAAGGGGGCAGTTTTGGAGAGACTGGGGCCGAGCCCTTTTTACATAGCAGGCGTCAATTTGGCAGCATTGCTCCCCAAGGCCTATGAAAAAGCAGGCAAAGCAGCACTTCAGAGGGCAACTGGCGAGACTGAAAGCAAAGAGATGCAGTAG
- a CDS encoding DEAD/DEAH box helicase, with protein sequence MYVLHSLWDTEAFYIWAESSALPLVNQGYSVSSEGIPAHPFSLPGKELKTQISRAFHLNGAKTRALILRIPSGKNGPLPSPWLLREDYISQKPAGLIECAVDVLALAPDLAAKFLLDLPIHPLKGVVYADSMRFWSRLALYSLELVAKEQFVPAVRERYSLWKAVMDETDLERLDRFSKAMPPSCQALRLFPTDKSSPKDLARSFVDEMADSLVRGSLEQLTLLPPKRGRRPRVIPLPQQFLLSLTSKDPTLEASTEEVAAFAKKMNSWISELEPKAVSVPFRTCFRLQAPAEEETWRLSFFLQAKDDRSLMVPAGEVWRTKSDALTLLKKSIKNPQEQLLADLGRAARLFPQLEKSLETARPAELEMETTEAYSFLRQSAPLLEQNGFGVMLPAWWQRPGTRLGVKLQLRDAPRKEGNAGSAFFGLNSVVEYDWQLSLGDYVISREEFAQLSHLKIPLIQIRGEWMELRPQDIEAAIDFFHKNRNHEMTLAEALQLGLNPAGHPLPEAKTTLPVHGIEAEGKIKEMLSALSDPSGHMEQLPSPRDFQGTLRPYQLRGVSWLMYLNRLGLGACLADDMGLGKTIELIAFLLHERETMKGPGPTLLICPMSVAGNWEREIERFAPGLKVLMHHGLGRLSGQDFEKAAEKADVVITTYSLAQRDEEELNAVSWGHIVLDEAQSIKNQSARQTQSIKRLKATQKIALTGTPVENRLSELWSIMDFLNPGYLGSFESFRRDFVLPIERYNNRAHSEALRSLIQPFVLRRLKTDTTVIKDLPEKTEMKVGYNLTPEQASLYAAVVEDMLSRIESSEGMKRRGQILAALTKLKQICNHPALFLQDGSPLEGRSGKLSRLEEMLDEAISVGDRALIFTQFAGMGAMLRHQLQEKLGVEVLFLHGKTSRKQREEMIQRFQQGSSPIFILSLKAGGFGLNLTAANHVFHFDRWWNPAVENQATDRAFRIGQKKNVFVHKFVCAGTLEERIDQMIEQKKALAESVIGTGEAWLTELSDDSLRELLVLRQEAVSNGSDSSDRSDRK encoded by the coding sequence ATGTACGTCTTGCACTCTCTCTGGGATACCGAGGCATTTTATATCTGGGCTGAATCCTCAGCTCTACCTCTGGTCAATCAGGGCTATTCAGTTAGCAGCGAAGGGATTCCAGCTCATCCATTCTCCTTGCCGGGAAAGGAGCTGAAAACGCAAATTTCCAGGGCATTTCATCTGAATGGCGCCAAGACTCGAGCACTGATTCTCAGGATTCCTTCCGGCAAAAATGGACCTCTTCCCTCGCCCTGGCTATTGAGAGAGGATTATATCTCACAAAAGCCTGCTGGGCTGATCGAATGCGCTGTTGATGTTCTAGCCCTTGCGCCTGACCTGGCAGCCAAATTTCTTCTGGATCTTCCCATACATCCGCTCAAGGGAGTTGTTTATGCTGATTCAATGCGGTTTTGGTCCAGGCTCGCCCTCTATTCCCTGGAGCTGGTGGCAAAAGAGCAGTTTGTGCCTGCGGTCAGAGAAAGATACTCTCTATGGAAGGCGGTGATGGATGAGACCGATCTGGAACGGCTTGATCGCTTCTCAAAAGCCATGCCACCAAGCTGCCAGGCTCTCAGATTGTTCCCCACAGATAAATCCTCTCCAAAAGATCTGGCGAGAAGCTTCGTGGATGAAATGGCCGACTCTCTGGTGCGCGGCAGCCTGGAACAGCTTACACTCCTCCCACCCAAGAGAGGGCGCAGACCGCGAGTGATTCCTCTGCCCCAGCAGTTCTTGCTGTCTCTTACCTCAAAGGACCCAACGCTTGAAGCCTCGACTGAGGAGGTCGCCGCCTTCGCCAAGAAGATGAACTCCTGGATCAGTGAACTCGAGCCGAAAGCGGTGTCTGTACCATTTCGCACCTGCTTCCGGCTGCAAGCCCCGGCGGAAGAGGAGACCTGGAGATTGAGCTTCTTCCTCCAGGCAAAAGACGACCGCAGCCTGATGGTCCCGGCGGGAGAGGTATGGAGGACAAAGTCGGATGCTCTCACCCTCTTGAAAAAGAGCATAAAGAATCCGCAAGAGCAGCTTCTCGCTGACCTGGGCAGAGCAGCGCGACTCTTTCCCCAGCTGGAAAAGAGCCTGGAGACGGCCAGGCCTGCAGAACTGGAGATGGAAACCACAGAAGCTTATTCATTCCTGCGCCAATCGGCTCCTCTTTTAGAGCAGAATGGCTTCGGAGTAATGCTGCCCGCCTGGTGGCAGCGACCCGGCACACGCCTGGGTGTGAAGCTGCAGCTGAGGGACGCACCCAGAAAAGAGGGCAATGCTGGTTCTGCTTTCTTCGGCCTGAACTCGGTTGTGGAATACGACTGGCAGCTATCTTTAGGCGACTATGTTATCTCTCGAGAGGAGTTCGCACAGCTCTCTCACCTCAAGATCCCTCTCATTCAAATAAGGGGAGAGTGGATGGAGCTGAGGCCTCAGGATATCGAGGCGGCCATTGATTTTTTCCATAAGAACAGAAACCATGAGATGACCCTGGCTGAGGCTCTGCAGCTGGGCTTGAATCCAGCCGGCCATCCTTTGCCTGAAGCGAAAACCACCCTTCCCGTGCACGGCATTGAGGCCGAGGGCAAGATCAAAGAGATGCTTTCCGCCCTTTCTGACCCCAGCGGCCATATGGAGCAACTCCCTTCACCCCGAGATTTCCAGGGCACACTGCGGCCCTATCAGCTACGGGGCGTATCCTGGCTCATGTACCTGAACCGGCTCGGCCTGGGAGCCTGTCTGGCGGATGATATGGGTCTGGGAAAAACGATAGAGTTGATTGCATTCCTTCTGCATGAGAGAGAGACTATGAAGGGCCCCGGCCCCACTCTTCTCATCTGTCCCATGTCTGTTGCCGGCAACTGGGAGCGAGAGATCGAGCGCTTTGCCCCCGGGCTGAAGGTCCTCATGCATCACGGCCTGGGACGCCTCTCCGGCCAGGACTTCGAGAAGGCGGCGGAAAAGGCAGATGTGGTTATCACCACCTACTCCCTTGCCCAGAGGGATGAAGAAGAGCTTAATGCCGTATCCTGGGGTCACATAGTACTGGACGAGGCGCAGAGCATCAAGAACCAGTCTGCCCGGCAGACCCAGTCCATAAAGCGCCTGAAAGCCACCCAAAAGATCGCTCTGACAGGAACGCCCGTGGAGAACAGGCTCTCTGAGCTATGGTCGATCATGGATTTCCTCAATCCCGGCTATCTGGGCTCATTCGAATCCTTCCGCAGGGATTTCGTGCTGCCCATAGAAAGATACAATAATAGAGCTCATTCCGAGGCCCTGCGATCTCTCATCCAGCCCTTTGTCCTGCGCCGGCTAAAAACCGACACCACAGTGATAAAGGACCTCCCAGAAAAGACGGAGATGAAGGTGGGCTATAATTTGACGCCGGAGCAGGCGAGCCTTTATGCTGCGGTGGTGGAGGATATGTTATCCAGGATCGAGTCTTCTGAAGGCATGAAGCGCAGAGGTCAGATTCTGGCTGCACTGACCAAGCTCAAGCAGATCTGCAACCACCCGGCGCTCTTCCTGCAGGACGGAAGCCCGCTGGAGGGCCGCTCTGGAAAGCTGTCCCGTCTGGAGGAGATGCTCGACGAGGCCATTTCTGTTGGTGACAGGGCCTTGATATTCACTCAGTTCGCCGGCATGGGGGCGATGCTCAGACATCAGCTGCAGGAAAAGCTCGGGGTTGAAGTCCTCTTCCTGCACGGCAAGACCAGCCGGAAGCAGAGAGAGGAGATGATCCAAAGGTTCCAGCAGGGAAGCTCTCCAATATTCATACTATCACTAAAGGCCGGAGGCTTCGGCCTTAATCTGACTGCTGCCAACCATGTATTCCACTTCGATCGCTGGTGGAATCCTGCGGTGGAGAATCAGGCTACTGACCGCGCCTTCCGCATCGGCCAGAAGAAGAACGTCTTTGTGCATAAGTTCGTCTGTGCTGGAACGCTTGAGGAGAGAATAGACCAGATGATAGAACAGAAGAAAGCGCTGGCAGAATCGGTGATAGGGACAGGCGAAGCCTGGCTGACTGAGCTGTCTGATGATAGCTTGAGAGAGCTGCTTGTTCTGAGGCAGGAGGCAGTGAGCAATGGGAGCGATAGCAGCGATCGGAGCGATAGAAAATGA
- a CDS encoding DUF6691 family protein, producing MPFETIRSNGRAQVALGFLFGVIFGFLLQKGGLTDYGVIVGQLQLTDFTVVRVMLTAILVGMIGIHIMRYAGLVRLHIKPGSIGSTVIGGLIFGAGFAILGYCPGTAAAAFGSGAIDALVGMVGIIIGAGMFARLYPVLNRSVLKWGPLPEGTIPELIGIRPIIVIAAVAVLIVAVLRWLSF from the coding sequence ATGCCTTTTGAGACGATCAGGTCAAATGGAAGGGCACAGGTCGCCCTCGGTTTCTTATTCGGCGTTATCTTCGGATTCCTCCTCCAAAAGGGAGGGCTGACCGACTATGGGGTGATAGTTGGCCAGCTCCAGCTCACCGACTTCACCGTGGTCAGGGTTATGCTCACAGCCATTCTGGTAGGGATGATAGGGATCCATATCATGAGGTATGCGGGGCTTGTCCGTCTGCACATCAAACCCGGATCGATCGGATCTACCGTTATCGGCGGGCTGATATTCGGGGCGGGGTTTGCTATTCTGGGCTACTGTCCAGGAACCGCTGCTGCTGCATTTGGGTCAGGAGCGATTGATGCCCTGGTGGGGATGGTTGGCATCATTATTGGAGCGGGGATGTTCGCCCGCCTCTATCCTGTCCTGAACCGGTCGGTGCTGAAATGGGGCCCCCTTCCAGAGGGCACAATACCGGAGCTTATAGGCATCAGGCCGATAATCGTCATTGCTGCCGTGGCAGTCTTGATAGTCGCCGTGCTGCGCTGGCTAAGCTTTTAA
- a CDS encoding YeeE/YedE thiosulfate transporter family protein, protein MIDWITMDSWSPYVVGAGIGVLSWIAFLLSDRPLGASTAFAKSAGMIESAINRENADQMSYYQKIKPKIDWQWMIVFGMIIGSLLSSFLSGRLAVLIVPPIFAEAFGADALFRFAIALIGGILIGLGARWADGCTSGHGISGTLQLSLVSWIAVVCFFVSGIAVAALIFGLGIK, encoded by the coding sequence ATGATCGATTGGATAACGATGGATTCATGGTCGCCGTATGTTGTGGGAGCGGGGATAGGGGTCCTCTCCTGGATCGCCTTCCTTCTCTCCGATCGCCCCCTGGGTGCCTCGACGGCGTTTGCCAAGTCTGCCGGTATGATCGAATCGGCGATTAACCGGGAAAATGCGGACCAGATGTCCTACTACCAGAAGATCAAGCCCAAAATTGATTGGCAGTGGATGATCGTCTTCGGCATGATAATTGGATCGCTTCTGTCATCATTCCTCTCTGGCCGTCTTGCGGTTCTGATTGTGCCCCCGATATTCGCTGAGGCCTTCGGAGCTGATGCGCTATTCCGGTTCGCCATAGCTCTGATCGGGGGGATTCTGATCGGTCTGGGGGCCCGTTGGGCTGATGGCTGCACCTCCGGTCATGGCATATCCGGCACTCTTCAGCTATCGCTGGTAAGCTGGATTGCGGTGGTATGCTTTTTTGTCTCAGGGATTGCAGTCGCCGCACTGATCTTTGGATTGGGGATCAAATGA
- a CDS encoding MBL fold metallo-hydrolase, with translation MMIIHQFFVPGIAHSSYMVAGNNICAVIDPERNIRPYLDSAKKMGLKITHILETHLHADFISGHLDLEEATGARIYAPASANCAFPHEPLKEGDRIKLEDIIFSVIETPGHTPEHISYIAADTSRADDPVSLFCGDTLFVGDVGRPDLFPGRAEELASSLYDSLHEKILKLPDHCEVYPAHSMGSLCGRAISAKRSSTIGFERKYNYALQISDRQEFIHSLTSDMPAAPDHFARCSEINRVGPNLMRSLKTPKPLDPKAFSNSIKSEKAAILDVRSYPAFSGLHIPGSWHIDLAGSFATQAGWVIPPKKDIFLVVEGNEQVDEAAMQLRRVGLDSVEAFLERGMLAWGVNAMPVDTVPIITPNMANDLVASEKAVIIDVRSAEEKTDDCVIGSIQIPWHDLRTRHKELSRDRKYIVMCRGGQRASIAASILKMNGFNNVFNMAGGFTAYQKLGICALND, from the coding sequence ATGATGATCATCCATCAATTTTTCGTCCCCGGCATCGCCCATAGCTCCTACATGGTAGCCGGGAATAACATCTGTGCAGTCATCGACCCAGAACGAAACATCCGTCCCTATCTGGATTCTGCCAAGAAGATGGGTCTTAAGATAACTCATATCCTGGAGACGCACCTGCATGCTGATTTCATCTCCGGCCACCTCGATCTGGAAGAAGCGACTGGAGCCAGGATTTATGCTCCAGCATCTGCGAACTGCGCTTTTCCCCATGAACCCCTAAAAGAAGGGGACAGGATAAAGCTGGAGGATATCATATTCTCGGTGATCGAGACCCCAGGCCACACCCCAGAGCACATCTCCTACATAGCTGCTGACACCAGCAGGGCAGATGACCCTGTATCCCTCTTTTGCGGTGACACTCTCTTTGTAGGAGACGTTGGCAGGCCGGACCTCTTTCCGGGCAGAGCAGAGGAGCTTGCATCATCCCTCTATGATAGCCTGCACGAGAAGATCCTTAAGCTTCCGGACCACTGCGAGGTCTATCCTGCTCATAGCATGGGATCGCTCTGCGGACGGGCGATAAGCGCAAAGAGGAGCAGCACCATTGGCTTTGAAAGAAAATACAACTATGCCCTGCAGATATCCGATCGCCAGGAGTTCATACATTCCCTCACCTCGGATATGCCAGCTGCCCCGGACCATTTCGCTCGCTGCTCAGAGATCAACAGGGTGGGGCCCAATCTCATGAGGAGCCTCAAAACTCCTAAACCTTTGGATCCGAAGGCCTTTTCCAATAGCATAAAATCCGAAAAGGCGGCGATCTTGGACGTACGAAGCTATCCGGCATTCTCCGGCCTGCATATACCTGGATCCTGGCATATCGATCTTGCCGGCAGCTTCGCCACCCAGGCAGGCTGGGTCATACCCCCGAAAAAGGACATCTTCCTGGTGGTTGAAGGGAATGAACAGGTGGACGAGGCTGCTATGCAGCTGCGCCGGGTAGGTCTGGATAGCGTGGAAGCGTTCCTCGAAAGGGGCATGCTGGCCTGGGGAGTGAACGCTATGCCAGTAGATACTGTTCCAATAATAACCCCCAATATGGCAAATGATCTGGTTGCATCGGAAAAGGCGGTTATCATCGATGTCCGGTCAGCGGAGGAGAAGACTGACGATTGCGTCATCGGATCGATTCAGATCCCCTGGCACGACCTCAGAACCAGACATAAAGAGCTATCCAGGGATAGGAAGTACATTGTGATGTGCAGAGGAGGACAGAGGGCGAGCATTGCGGCATCCATCCTGAAGATGAACGGATTTAATAACGTCTTTAATATGGCGGGCGGATTCACCGCGTACCAGAAGCTGGGTATCTGCGCCCTTAACGACTGA